The segment GCAGATGTACACGGCGTTCATCGACGTGATCGGCGACAGCGTGACGGTGCTCGACACGCGCGAGATCTTCTTCCTCATCCCGCCCTCGACCCCGATCGAATAGGGCGTACTATCCGTGCGAGTGAGCCGCGGAGCTTCGGGGCGTTCCGCCGCTCGAGAGCGGAGCACCCGGTTTCGCGATCACAACGAGACCGTCGCCACGTGGCCGAGCTCGCCGTAGGCGAGGAGGCGCTTGTCCCGCGTGCCGAGCGCGAGACCGTGGACCCGCGCCGTGGCGACGAGGATGCGATCCGCGGGATCCTCGTGCAGCTCGCCGGGCAGGAGGACCGCCTCGATGCCGACCTCCCCCGAGACCAGGATCTCGTCGATCCCCGGCGCCGCGAGCACCTCCGCGCGCCACGCGGGTAAAGGCCGCCGGATCGAGATGCGCCCCTTCCCGGCGAGCATCGCGACCTCCCAGAACGAGATGGCGGAGACCGCGAGGCCGGGCCCCCTGGCCGCGTTGTTGATTCGAACGCGCGCGCGCGGCGGCAGATCGGCGAGCCCCTCGGCGAGCCAGATGAGGATGTGCGTGTCGAGCAGCAACCTCACTCGGCAGCCTCCCACGCAGCGTCGAGCGGCTCGACGATGTCCCCGCGCACGGTGATGCTCCCCTTGGCGAACCCGAAGAGGTCCGCCTCGGCGTCCCCGTCGACCGGCACGATGCGCGCGACCTTCCGCCCGCGCTTCGTCAGATCGATAGGCGCCCGCGTGCGCATCACGCGGTTCACGATCTCGGAGCAGCGCGCCTTGAGCTCGCTGGTCGTGACTGTTGTTGCCTTCATGTGTTTGCCTATGGTCCTTTCAAAATGACCTATATCCATTTTGACAGCGGACGGAGTGGGGCGCAAGCGCCGGGTGCCGTGCTTGATAGGTTGCGACGCCGGATTCAAAGCTTCCCTCTTGCCCGCGCGGTGATGCTCGTCATAATTGCCGCATGTCATTTAGCGACGAACCGCTCCTGATCTTCGACGGCGCCTACGGATCGGCGCTCTCCGGCATGGATCTGCCCGAGGCCGCGTGGGACGGCTGCGCCGGCTGCACCGAGGTGCTCAACCTGACCTCGCCCGACGCCGTGCGCGGCCTGCACGCGGCGTACCTCGACGCGGGCGCGATGGCGCTCGAGACGAACACCTTCGGCGGGAGCCGGATCGTGCTCGGCGAGTACGGGCTCGGCGATCGCGTGGCCGACATCAACGCGGCGGCGGTGCGGATCGCGCGGGCGGCGATCTCCGGCAGGGCAGGGCGCTACGTCGTCGGATCGGTCGGACCCACGACCAAGCTGCCGTCGCTCGGCCACGTGAGCCGCGACGAGATGTACGCGGCGATGCGCGAGCAGGTAGACGCGCTCGTCGGCGCGGGCGTCGACGCGGTGCTCGTCGAGACCTGCCAGGACATGTGGCAGGCGAAGATCGCGGTGGTGGCCGCCTTCGACGTCCTCGCCGCGCGGGGCGCGGACGTCCCGGTCATGCTCTCGGTGACGCTCGAGGCCGCGGGCTCCATGCTCGTCGGCAGCTCGATCGACGCCGTGGTCGCGACCTTCGCGCCGTTCCCGCTCTTCTCGCTCGGCCTGAACTGCGCGCTCGGCCCGGCGCAGATGGCGCCCCACGTGGCGCGGCTCTCTGCGACCTGGCCCGGCCGGGTGTCGGTCATGCCGAACGCCGGGCTTCCCGAGGTGCGCGCCGGAAGGACCTTCTACCCGCTCGCGCCGGACGAGCTCGCCCGGCACCACGCCCGCTTCGTCTCCGAGCTCGGAGCATCGATCGTCGGCGGCTGCTGCGGCACCGGGCCGGAACACGTCCGCGCCGTGGCCGGGGCGGTCCGCGGCCTCGTTCCCGCGCCGCGAGACGTGCGGCGCGCGCCGTCGCTCTCGAGCCTCTACGCGGCGGTGGAGATCGCCCAGGAGCCGAAGCCGCTCGTGATAGGCGAGCGGATGAACGCCCACGGGTCGCGGAAGTTCAAGAAGCTCCTGCTCGACGGGGCGTTCGACGAGGCGGCCCGGCTCGGCCCGGAGCAGGAGCGGCGCGGGGCGCACGCCCTGGATCTCTGCGTGGCGTTCGCCGGGCGGGACGAGCGGGCCGACGCGCTGGCGATGATCGTCCGGCTGAACGGGACGGCGCGCGCGCCGATCGTCGTCGACTCCACGCGCCCGGAGGTGGTCGAGGCGGCGCTCGAGGCGATCCCCGGGCGGTGCCTCGTCAACTCGATCAACCTCGAGGACGGCGGCGCGACGGCGGGCCGGGTGCTCGCGGCGGCGAGGCGGCACGGCGCGGCGGTGATCGCGCTCACGATCGACCGCGAGGGGATGGCGATGACCGCGGCGCGGAAGGTCGCGGTGGCGAGGGAGCTCGTCGCGCTCGCGGGGAGGCACGGGCTCGCGGCGTCGGACCTGTTCATCGACGCGCTGACGTTCACGCTCGGCTCCGGCGACGCGACGCTCGAGCGGGCGGCCGTCGAGACGCTCGAGGCGATCCGCCGCATCAAGGCCGAGATCCCGGGCGTGCACACGAGCCTCGGCGTGAGCAACTGCTCCTTCGGGCTCCCGGCGCAGGCGCGGCCGTTCCTCAACTCGATCTTCCTGCACGAGGCGATCAAGGCGGGCCTCGACGCCGCGATCGTCGACGCGGGCAGCATCGTGACGGTCGCGCGCATCGACTCCGCGGATCGGCGCGTCTGCGAGGATCTGATCCTCGACAGGCGCGGGACGGACGCGGCGTCGCCGCTCACGGCGCTCCTCGACCGGTTCGGGGCGCGGGCCGCGGGCGCGGGCGAGAGGGGCGAAGGCGCGCGGCGGGAGCGGCCCGAGGACGCGCTCACCTCGAAGGTGCTGGACGGCGACAAGGCCGATCTCCCGGACCTGCTCGACGGGCTCCGCGTCCGCCACGATCCCATCGATATCATCAACAAGGTGCTCGTGCCCGCCATGCGGAAGGTGGGCGAGCTGTTCGGCCGCGGCGAGATGCTGCTCCCGTTCGTGCTCAAGTCGGCGGAGGTCGTGAAGGAGAGCGTGCGGTACCTCGAGCCGTTCATGGAGCGCGCCGCGGGCGCGGCGAAGGTGCGCGTGCTGCTCGCCACGGTGCAGGGCGACGTGCACGACATCGGCAAGAACCTCGTCGACATCATCCTGACGAACAACGGGTACGACGTCGTGAACCTGGGCATCAACGTCCCGGCCGAGGTGATCATCGAGCGCGCGCGCGAGCACCGGGTGGACGCGATCGGTCTCTCGGGGCTGCTCGTCAAGTCTGCGCTCGAGATGTCGCAGAGCCTCGCGCGGTACGGGGAGGCGGGGCTCGGCGTGCCGATCCTGCTCGGCGGGGCGGCGCTCTCGGCGCGGTTCGTCGCGGACGAGTGCGTCCCGCGCTACGATCGGCCGGTGGTGTTCTGCGCCGACGCGTTCGCCGGTCTCACGGCCATGCAGGAGCTCGAGCGGGGCACGCTCGTCTCTACCTCGGTCGCCCCGCCCGCGGCGAGGTCGCGAGCCCGGGAGGGCAGGGCGGAGCCGGCCCCGGCGCGGGCGGCGCTCGACCGCTCGAACCCCGTCCCGACGCCGCCGTTCCTCGGGCCGCGGCACGTCGAGGAGATCGATCCCGCGCTCCTCTTCCCGCTCATCAACCGCGAGATCCTCTACCGCGGGCGGTGGGGGTTCAGGCGGGGCAAGCTCGCGGAAGCGGAGCACCGGGCGCTCATCGCCGAGCGGGCGGATCCCCTGTTCGCCGAGCTCGAGGCGCGGCTCCTCCTTGAGGGGCTCGTCGAGCCGAAGGTGGCGTACGGCTGGTTCCCGTGCCGCGCCGAGGGCGATCGCCTCGTCGTCGTCCACGGCGGCGCCGAGTTGGCGCTCGACTTCCCGCGCCAGTCGTTCGCGCCACACCTGTGCATCGCGGACTACTTCAAGACCGCGGCGGAGGGGGGCGATGTCGTCGGCGTCTTCGTCGGCACGATCGGCGATCGCGCGCTCGCGGAGGCGCGACGGCTGTACGGCGCGGACGCGTACCACGACTACCTCATGGTGCACGGTCTCGCCGTGGAGCTCGCGGACGCCCTCGCGGAGCTCTGGCACGAGCGGATGCGCGCCGAGGTCGGCGGTCGCGGACAAAGGTACGGCATCGGCTACCCGGCGTGCCCGGATCTCGCGATGCAGCGCACGGTGTTCACCCTCGTCGAGCCGGGGCGGATCGGCGTCGCCCTCACCGACGCGCTCGAGATGGTGCCGGAGACGACCACCTCCGCGATCGTCGTCCACCACCCGGCAGCGGACTACTTCTCGATCTGAGCGGCGGCGCCCGCTTTTGTGCTAATATGCATACGCGCGGATTGTGCGGATCATCTTGCCGGAGGGGTGTTGTCATGAAGACGAGCTGGTGCCTCACGCTGTTCGCGCTGCTCGCCGCGGCCGCCTGCGAGGGTGCGGGCGGCTCAGGGCGGAGCAGCGGGGACGCCGACACGGATACCGACGCGGACACCGATACGGACGCCGACACGGACACGGATACGGATTCGGATTCGGACGCGGACACCGATCCCACCGGCGCAGGGTGCTCGAGCATCGACTTCCTGTTCATCATCGACAACTCCGGGAGCATGTCGGAGGAGCAGGCGAACCTCGCCGCGAACTTCCCGTCGTTCATCGACGTGATCGAGGAGTACGAGACGCCCTCCGGTGACCCGGTGACCTACCGCGTCGGCGTCACGACCACCGCGGTGACACGGAGCTTCTTCCAGAAGGTGCTCTGGATGCCGCCGATCCCCACCAGCACGACCGGCGTGGACGGCGCGCTGCAGGGGCAGGCGGCGTGCTCCCTCGGCGAGCACCCGTGGCTCGACGGCCCGACGCCGGAGGCGGGCGACACGTTCGCCTGCATGGCCGCAGTCGGCGACACGGGGTCCGGCAACGAGATGCCGCTCGCCGCGCTCGAGCTCGGGCTCGGCGATCAGATGGCGCTCGGCGGGCCGAACGAGGGGTTCTATCCGTCAGAGGAGGACGCGCTGCTCGTCATCGTGATCATCACCGACGAGGACGAGTGCTCCATCGACGAGGGCGGCACGATGGTCACCACGATCGAGGGCGGCACGGACTGCGATCAGGAGCAGAGCGCCGGACTGTACGATCTCCTGGAGGGCGCCGCGTTCATCGACGCGCTCACGGGCGGCATCGGCAGGTACGTCGTCGTGGGGATCGCGGGCCCCGGCCCGGACAGCTGCTCGTCGGCCTTCGGCGACGCGGTCTACGCGGCGCGGCTCAAGGAGTTCGTCGAGATGTTCGGCGAGTACGGCGTGTTCGGGAACATCTGCGACGGCGATCTGTCCACCGGCCTGTCCGCGGCGCTCGAGGTGATCGAGGTGACGTGCGACGAGTTCCCGCCCATCGAGTAGCCCGGTTTCGCGCTTCGCTGTTGCACGCCTGAAAGATCGGTTCCTTCTCGACGGTAGAATCACAATCATACGGAGCGTCGCGTCAGCCACCCTTGCGAGTTTAGATCAATGATGACGAGGGGATGAAGAGCCGACCGGGTCCGGGTCCGTTCTTTGGCACGCGGGTTGCTTCATTGGGCGCCGTCAAACGGTGAATTCGGCCGTGCAACCACGGCTTAGAGTTCGCCGTTTTTTTTTGTCTCGCACCCGTCAGTGGGCCCCGGCTCCTGGGACGCCTCCACGGCTGCGGCTGCCGCCGCACGCTCCGCCTCGAGCTGCGCGGCCCGCTCGGCGCGGTGACAGGCGTCGCACAGGGGGCGCTCCTTCTCCTCGGGCAGGAACGGGACCATCGCCTTCTGGCCGCACGCGGCGCAGGTGATGGAGAACGTCGGCCGCTCGTCGCGCCAGCGATCGCGGTACTCGGCGAACCCGGGGGCGCGGTACTCCTGCTCGGGCTTGATCTCCACGTACTCCTTGAAACCCGGGGCGCGGTACTCGTCCTCCGGATCGACCGTGTCGATTCCGGCGAACGCCGGCGACCTGTAGTCGGCCTCTCCCTTCAGCTTCTTCCCGTCGAAGGACGCGGGCGATCGGTAGTCGCGGTTCTCGATGCGGGGGCCGGACCTCGGCCCGCGCCCCGGCGCGCCCTGGTGTTCCGGAGCGCTCGCGCGGAAGGCCGGGGACCTGTACTCGCCGCGTTGCTGCCGACCCTTGTGGGATCGCTTCTGCTTCGATGACTTGCGGCACGCGGCGCACCGCCTGGGCTCGGATGCGAGCCCGCGCTGCGCGAAGAACTCCTGCTCGCCGGCCGAGAAGACGAACTCGACGCCGCACTGAACGCAGACCAGTTTCCTGTCCTCGAAGCCCATACGGGCGGCGAAACTAGCCCGTCCGCCGCGCACTTGTCAAGTGCGGGCGAGTGCGGCAACATGCCTCAGCATGTTCCGGCTCCTCAAGTTTCTGATAGTCCTCGCGTGCCTCGCGGCGCTCGCCTACTTCGCGTTCTTCGTGCCGCTCGGCGACAGGACCCTCTACCAGCACATCGTCGGCATCTCGAAGACGGACGAGGCCCAGGAGCTGAAGGACGAGCTGGCCAAGAAGGCGCAGGGGGTGAAGGAGGACGTCGCCTCGAAGCTGCCGGCAATGGGCGCGCCCTCCGGCCCGGCCGACGGCGGCGCCCCGATGTCCGAGCTGAGCGAGAAGGATCGCCGCGCGCTCCGCGAGCTCCTCAGGCGGGCGGAAGCCGCCCCGAAGAAGTGACGCCTTGATCGAACGCACCGCGACATGGGAGAGGCCGGGCGTGTCGCCCCTCGGGGTCGCGCTCGTCGGCTACGGCAGGTGGGGATCGAACGTCGCGCGCGATCTCGCCTTGACCGAAGGCGCAGCGCTGACGCACGTCGTCGACGTGAGCGCGCAGGCGCTCGCCTGTGCCGCGCGGGCGCACCCCGCGGCCGCGGTGTCCGAGAGGCTCCCGGACGTCCTCGGCGTCGTGGACGCGGTCGCGATCTGCACGCCTCCGGAGACGCACGCCGGGCTCGCGCGGGAGGCGCTCGGGGCGGGCAAGCACGTCTTCGTCGAGAAGCCTTTCGCCATGGACGCCGAAGAAGCGGAAGCGCTCGAGGCGCTGTCGTCTTCTGTGCAGCGCGTGATCATGGTCGGGCACCAGATGCTGTACCACACCGCGTTCGAAGATCTTCGCCGGGTCGTGGCCTCGGGCGAGCTCGGGGCGCTTCGCGCCGTGCACACCGTCCGTGCGGGGATGGTCGACGCGACGCGCGATCCGGGCGCCCTGTGGGCGTACGGCCCTCACGACGTCGCCATGATCCTCGCGCTCGCCGGCGGGAAGCCGCGCGCGATCCGCGCCGCCGAGACCGCGACGGAGGAGATCGCGCTCGCGTTGGAGTTCGAAGGAGGGCTCGTCTCCGAGAGCCTCCTCGCGGGCCGCTCGCCGTCGCGATCACGGCGCCTGACGGCGATCTGCGAGCGCGGAGAGCTGGTCTTCGACGACTCGGCGCCGCCCGAGCCCGCGGCGGGCACGGCGGATCGGCTTCCCTTGGCGCGGGAGCTCGCCGACTTCGTGGCCTGCGCCCTGCGGGGCGGTCGCCCGCGCACGCACGGCGGGCACGCGGCGGCTGTGACGCGCGTCCTCGCCGACGCCGGGCGGATGCTGGCGCGGGAGCGGTCGGCTACTTCTTCTTTTCGATGGTCTCGAGCTCTTTCATGAGCTCCGGGAAGAAGACGAGGTGCTTGTTGAACAGCACCTTGAGCAGCGCCGCCATGTAGGACTCCCAGTGCGACGCGGGCAGGAAGTCCTCCACCGGATCTCCCGACGCAGCCGCCTTGAGCCCGGCCAGCAGATCGTCCTGAGTGAGCGCCGTGGAGCTCGCCTTGCCCTTCTTCTTGTTCGGGCCGAACGAGATCGTCGTCCCGTCGAGCAGGGTGAGGGAGAACCCGCGCTTCGGCTTGGCGCCGCCGACCCCGTAGAGCATCTTCTCCGCCTCGCGCTGCGCCGAGGTCTTGTCCGTGTAGACCTTCTCGTCCCCGTCCGGCGCCGCCGCCGCGGCGGGCGCCACTTCTTCGGGCGCGGGCGGCGCTCCCGCCTCCGCCTTCGGCTCCGGCGAGGCTACGGCTTCGGACACGGGCTCCTCCTCGGGCGCTGCGGGCTCCTCCTCGGGCGCTGCGGGCTCCTCGGCGGGCGGCGCTGACGACGGCTCTTCCTCGGCGGGCGCGAGGGGCTCCTCCGGGGCCTTCGGCGGGGCCGGCGGAGCGTGCACGGCTTCCGCCGCCGCCGCGGGGATCTCGGGCGCCTTGACCGGGTGCGTCGCGCGTGCGGGAGGGGGAGGGGGAGAGGCCGGGTGCGGCGGTGGTGCGGACGCCTCCTTCCGTTCGGGCGACCCGCTCGCTGCGAGCGCCACCGGGTGCCCGGGCGCTTCATCCTCGGGGCTCTCCTCGTCCTCGCCGTAGTAGTAGGCGCGGATCGCGGCGGCGATGTCGGACGGTCCGGCGATCATCGGCTTGACCGGCATGCCCGCGTTCGCCGCGACGAACCGGAGCGCGTCTTCGTCCATCGGATCGTTCATCGCGACGTAGAGCGCGCGCTCTCCGGTCTTCGACGTGCGGACGTAGATCGGCATGAGGAAGAACTCTTCGGCGACGTTCGCGGGCACGAGCTCGAGCACCTCGTCCGGGATGTCGATTCGCCACAGGCTGACCCACGGGATCGACAGCTTGAGGCTGAGCCCCTGGACGAGCTGCGATTCGCTGACGAACCCCTCCTGGAGCAGGATCGTCCCGAGGCGCAGCTGCTGCTTCTGTTGGATGGCGAGCGCCCGGTCGAGCGCTTCTTGCGTGAGCACACCCGCTTCGACGAGTGTCTCGCCCAGCCGACGTCGCGCCTCAGTCATGCGCACCTCTCGGGTTCGTGGAGAGTCGATTCGTTCCCCAGTGTAACCGAGGCGTTTCGGCCGTGGCAAGGAATGGAAGATCGAGCGCTCAATCGGACACGGCGATCAGCGCGTCGAGCGCGAGGGCCGGGCCGTCCTCCGGGGCGACGAGCGGGTGGATCTCGGCGAGATCGATGCGATCGCCCAGATCCCCCACGAGGCGCGAAAGGCGAGACGTTGCCTCGGCGAGCGCGTCGAGCTGCGCCGGCTGCGCCGCGAGCCCGGCGCCCGCGAGCGCCCTGCGGCACTCAACGATGGTCGCGGGCGCCGCGAGGGCGAAGCCTGCGGGCTCGGTCGGCCGATCGCCCGCGCCGCCCGCCACGAGGAGGCCGAGCACGGGGTGCCGCTCCCGTGCGATCCAGATCCTGGCGCCGCCGCCGATCTCCGGGCAGACGAGGACGCCGAGCGGCGCCGGCGGGCCGAGCGCCTTGCCGCGCCGCACGAGCTCGTGGTGCGCGCGCCGGACGTGCGCCGCGCCGCTCACGCCGAGGCGGACGGCGCCAGAGAGCGCCTTGTTCGGCGTGCCGGGGCGGACGAGCTTGAGCACCGCGGGAGTGCCGAGCTCGGCCGCGTATCGTGTGGACTCCGTCGGCGAGGCGCAGAGCCGTTCCTTCGGGAGCGCGATGCCGTAGGCTTCCACGAGCCGTTTCGAGGCGACCTCGGAGAGGGTCCGCGCCGGCGGCCTGACGATGAGGTCGACGACGTCCCGATCGACGGGCGGGGAGGGCTCGGCGCCGCTCTTGCGTGCGCCGCTCGCGAGCAGGCCGAGCGCGCGCAATGACGACTCGGGATCCGGGAGCGCGAGGCGCGAACCGGATGCGCAAAGGGACACCTCGCCGCTCGCCGCGATCTCCAGTGTCGGCGCGGCGGACTTGTCTCGTGCCGCCGAGAGCACGCCGAGCCGGGCGGCCAATGCGCCGAGCCGGGCCGCGACGGCGCTCCTGGAAGGGGCGGTGCGCACCGAGGTTGTTGCGCTCGGGCCGAGAAAGGCGTGCAGGCGGATCGCCTCGATCATCGTCCCGATGTCGGGGCAGCACAGGCCGCCGCGCTGCGACCAGATCTGCCCGAACAGCCAGCCGTCCCGATCCGCGGTCGACGGGCCCTGCGGTTCGGCGAGGCAGAGGGCGAGGCCGCCCGACGCGCCGCACGCCGCGATCGCGTCGAGGGAGGCGCGCGGGGATCTCGAGTCGAGCACGGCGATCACCGCGCGATCACCCGCGTCGCGGATCTTCCGGGTCAGCGCCGCGGCCTGCGATTCGCCTTGGACGAACGCGGCGGCCCCGATGCCGGCCCTCGAAAAGGCGCGGCGCGCGAACGCGGCGGTCGGCTTGTCCGGCGCGACGGCGAAGACGATCGGGGAGTCGGAGAGCATGGCCGAGGATATCTCAGTAAACCGTGACTGTGTCCACGTACCAGTACATGAAGTTGTACGTGTCGTCGCCCGAGGCGCGGAACCGCAGATTCACCGTCGACGTGCGGCAGGAGGGCGGGATCGCGATGCCACCGAACGACGTCCAGTCGAACGACATATCGGTATCATAGTCGCCGTCATAATGAGAACTGAGGGTGACCCAACCCGAGCCGCCGTTGCACTCCGCGTGGAGCTCTTCGGACTGCCACGCCTCGCTGCCCCACATGTCATCGTAGAGCTTTGCATAGTAGCCGAGCCAGGCCGAAGAGCAGCCTCCCAGGCTGAACTGGGGAGACGTCAGCGTGATCGTGTAGTTGGTCGCGGCCGGGAGGTAGTAGAAGTCCACGTACCCGTTCGAATCCCAGACCCAGTTGGAGGCGCCGGGAACCCAGCTCTGGATGCTCGAGGTGAAGCTCCAGGCGCTCGGGAACGTGCAGGTGAGCGTGCAGACGCCCGACACGCACTGCTTGTCGGTGTCGCACGTGAGGCCTTCGTTGCGCGGCGTCGCCGTGCAGGCGGAGTCGCCGTCGCACGAGTAGTCCATGCAGAGCACGTCGAGCGCATCGCAGTTCACTGTCGAGCCGCCCGTGCAGGAGCCGCCGCCGTTGCAGGTCTCGCCGTACGTGCAGAGGTTCCCATCGCTGCAGGAGCCCGCGCCGTACGACACGGCGCAGCTCGAGTCGCCGTCGCAGAAGTAGTCCGCGCATTGCGTGTCGGACGCGTCGCAGTCGACGGTGGAGCCTGTGCAGGAACCGGCGCCGTCGCAGGTCGTGTCGTAGGTGCACGGGAGACCGTCGTCGCAGCCGATCCCGTTCGGAGTGCTCTCGGCGCAGCTCGAGGTCCCGTCGCAGCTGCGCACCACGCAGCCGTCCGCCGAGCTCGTGCAGGTGAGGTCCGTGCCGTCGCAGACGTCGCTGCCGTTGCACGCGTCGTCGTACGTGCAGCTGTCGCCGTCGTCGCACAAGGTCCCGGTCCGCCACTGCCAGCTGCCGCCCTCGTTCGTGCAGCGGAATACGGTCCCGCCGCACGTCACCCGCTGGCACGCCGTGTGCGTCGTCCCGTCGCACACCGAGGGCGAGCCCGCGCCGCACGTGCCGCTCGCCCCGTTGTCTGCGCAGCCTGTGCACGCCGCGCCGGTGTAGAGGGTGTTCGGATCCGTGCACGTTTCCGGACAGCTCCCGGGCGCGGTGGAGCACCCGCCCGCGTCGCTGCACGCCGCGGTGCAGCACTCGTTCGTCGGGCCCACCTCGCAGGTCGTGGGCGTCACGCCGCACGAGCACGCAACGCACTCCCCGTCGCCGTCGCAGTAGCTCGTGCACGTCCCGGTCGCGTAGTCGTTCCAGATCATTCCGGCGCAGGAGTCCGCCGGGCAGGACGGAGTTCCGCAGAGCGTCGTGTCCGGTGCCGGGGTCTCGTCGCACGAGGAGTCGCCGTCGCACTCGCTGCTCAAGCACGTCGTGTCGGCGCAGGTCACCGTCGACCCCGCGCACGCACCCGCGCCGTCGCAGGTCGTGCCGTACGTGCACAGGTCCCCGTCGTCGCACGCCGTGCCGTCCGGGTAGGTCACGGCGCACGTGTCGTCGCCGTCGCACTCCCGCTCCACGCAGAGAGAGTCCGTGCAGGTGACGGTCGAGCCGCCGATGCACGAGCCGGATCCATTGCACGTCGTGTCGTACGTGCACGGGAGGCTGTCGTCGCAACTCGTCCCGCTCAGGTTCGTCACGGTGCAACTCGGCGTCCCGTTGCACTCCC is part of the Pseudomonadota bacterium genome and harbors:
- a CDS encoding type II toxin-antitoxin system VapC family toxin, whose product is MRLLLDTHILIWLAEGLADLPPRARVRINNAARGPGLAVSAISFWEVAMLAGKGRISIRRPLPAWRAEVLAAPGIDEILVSGEVGIEAVLLPGELHEDPADRILVATARVHGLALGTRDKRLLAYGELGHVATVSL
- a CDS encoding type II toxin-antitoxin system prevent-host-death family antitoxin encodes the protein MKATTVTTSELKARCSEIVNRVMRTRAPIDLTKRGRKVARIVPVDGDAEADLFGFAKGSITVRGDIVEPLDAAWEAAE
- a CDS encoding homocysteine S-methyltransferase family protein, with product MSFSDEPLLIFDGAYGSALSGMDLPEAAWDGCAGCTEVLNLTSPDAVRGLHAAYLDAGAMALETNTFGGSRIVLGEYGLGDRVADINAAAVRIARAAISGRAGRYVVGSVGPTTKLPSLGHVSRDEMYAAMREQVDALVGAGVDAVLVETCQDMWQAKIAVVAAFDVLAARGADVPVMLSVTLEAAGSMLVGSSIDAVVATFAPFPLFSLGLNCALGPAQMAPHVARLSATWPGRVSVMPNAGLPEVRAGRTFYPLAPDELARHHARFVSELGASIVGGCCGTGPEHVRAVAGAVRGLVPAPRDVRRAPSLSSLYAAVEIAQEPKPLVIGERMNAHGSRKFKKLLLDGAFDEAARLGPEQERRGAHALDLCVAFAGRDERADALAMIVRLNGTARAPIVVDSTRPEVVEAALEAIPGRCLVNSINLEDGGATAGRVLAAARRHGAAVIALTIDREGMAMTAARKVAVARELVALAGRHGLAASDLFIDALTFTLGSGDATLERAAVETLEAIRRIKAEIPGVHTSLGVSNCSFGLPAQARPFLNSIFLHEAIKAGLDAAIVDAGSIVTVARIDSADRRVCEDLILDRRGTDAASPLTALLDRFGARAAGAGERGEGARRERPEDALTSKVLDGDKADLPDLLDGLRVRHDPIDIINKVLVPAMRKVGELFGRGEMLLPFVLKSAEVVKESVRYLEPFMERAAGAAKVRVLLATVQGDVHDIGKNLVDIILTNNGYDVVNLGINVPAEVIIERAREHRVDAIGLSGLLVKSALEMSQSLARYGEAGLGVPILLGGAALSARFVADECVPRYDRPVVFCADAFAGLTAMQELERGTLVSTSVAPPAARSRAREGRAEPAPARAALDRSNPVPTPPFLGPRHVEEIDPALLFPLINREILYRGRWGFRRGKLAEAEHRALIAERADPLFAELEARLLLEGLVEPKVAYGWFPCRAEGDRLVVVHGGAELALDFPRQSFAPHLCIADYFKTAAEGGDVVGVFVGTIGDRALAEARRLYGADAYHDYLMVHGLAVELADALAELWHERMRAEVGGRGQRYGIGYPACPDLAMQRTVFTLVEPGRIGVALTDALEMVPETTTSAIVVHHPAADYFSI
- a CDS encoding zinc-ribbon domain containing protein; the encoded protein is MGFEDRKLVCVQCGVEFVFSAGEQEFFAQRGLASEPRRCAACRKSSKQKRSHKGRQQRGEYRSPAFRASAPEHQGAPGRGPRSGPRIENRDYRSPASFDGKKLKGEADYRSPAFAGIDTVDPEDEYRAPGFKEYVEIKPEQEYRAPGFAEYRDRWRDERPTFSITCAACGQKAMVPFLPEEKERPLCDACHRAERAAQLEAERAAAAAAVEASQEPGPTDGCETKKNGEL
- a CDS encoding Gfo/Idh/MocA family oxidoreductase; protein product: MIERTATWERPGVSPLGVALVGYGRWGSNVARDLALTEGAALTHVVDVSAQALACAARAHPAAAVSERLPDVLGVVDAVAICTPPETHAGLAREALGAGKHVFVEKPFAMDAEEAEALEALSSSVQRVIMVGHQMLYHTAFEDLRRVVASGELGALRAVHTVRAGMVDATRDPGALWAYGPHDVAMILALAGGKPRAIRAAETATEEIALALEFEGGLVSESLLAGRSPSRSRRLTAICERGELVFDDSAPPEPAAGTADRLPLARELADFVACALRGGRPRTHGGHAAAVTRVLADAGRMLARERSATSSFRWSRALS
- a CDS encoding acetate--CoA ligase family protein, encoding MLSDSPIVFAVAPDKPTAAFARRAFSRAGIGAAAFVQGESQAAALTRKIRDAGDRAVIAVLDSRSPRASLDAIAACGASGGLALCLAEPQGPSTADRDGWLFGQIWSQRGGLCCPDIGTMIEAIRLHAFLGPSATTSVRTAPSRSAVAARLGALAARLGVLSAARDKSAAPTLEIAASGEVSLCASGSRLALPDPESSLRALGLLASGARKSGAEPSPPVDRDVVDLIVRPPARTLSEVASKRLVEAYGIALPKERLCASPTESTRYAAELGTPAVLKLVRPGTPNKALSGAVRLGVSGAAHVRRAHHELVRRGKALGPPAPLGVLVCPEIGGGARIWIARERHPVLGLLVAGGAGDRPTEPAGFALAAPATIVECRRALAGAGLAAQPAQLDALAEATSRLSRLVGDLGDRIDLAEIHPLVAPEDGPALALDALIAVSD